A region of Desulfomicrobium escambiense DSM 10707 DNA encodes the following proteins:
- a CDS encoding ABC transporter substrate-binding protein, whose protein sequence is MGTFHNGGFRGLLGVLRSNWPSGLLIALALCALSRDAAAQSPRPEPVRVGSVFAMTGPGAEENSPNYRIVKLAADKINATGGVLGRPLEIVELDTMSSALGARQAAHDAIKAGVVAVVGPSWSSQAMAMGPVLQQAGIPMLGATTTAPGVTAIGDYIFRVCYTDDLQARILARFARQDLGAVRAVVVTIAGDVYSEGLSAGFTQHFTALGGVVAGQVRYLQDAMDFAAQVEAVRREAPDLVFVAGYTRDSGLLLKQARGAGLGMPFLGGDGWTALEHYPYLDPARGENYYVSHWHPADASPASREFVELLLREFGPDALESIDAGNANAYDALCLVADAIRRAGSAEPSAIRDALAATDGFAGVTGTISFRGSRDPVKPLVVLRITPDAVEFVKKVEP, encoded by the coding sequence ATGGGTACATTTCACAATGGTGGTTTCCGGGGCCTTCTCGGAGTCCTGCGGTCGAACTGGCCGTCGGGACTGCTGATCGCACTGGCGCTGTGCGCCCTTTCTCGGGACGCCGCGGCCCAGTCTCCTCGTCCCGAACCCGTCCGGGTGGGCAGCGTCTTCGCCATGACCGGCCCGGGCGCTGAGGAGAATTCCCCCAACTACCGCATCGTCAAGCTCGCGGCCGACAAAATCAACGCTACGGGCGGCGTTCTGGGCCGACCGCTGGAAATCGTGGAGTTGGACACCATGAGCTCGGCCCTCGGCGCGCGCCAAGCCGCCCATGACGCCATCAAGGCCGGCGTCGTGGCCGTGGTCGGCCCTTCCTGGAGCTCCCAGGCCATGGCCATGGGTCCGGTCCTGCAGCAGGCCGGCATCCCCATGCTCGGCGCCACCACCACCGCCCCGGGCGTTACGGCCATCGGGGATTACATCTTCAGGGTCTGCTACACCGATGACTTGCAGGCCAGGATTCTGGCACGCTTCGCCAGACAGGATCTCGGCGCCGTCCGCGCCGTGGTCGTGACCATTGCCGGCGACGTCTACAGCGAGGGGCTGAGCGCGGGCTTCACGCAACATTTCACGGCCCTGGGCGGGGTCGTGGCCGGACAGGTGCGCTACCTCCAGGACGCCATGGATTTCGCCGCACAAGTTGAGGCCGTCAGGCGCGAGGCCCCCGACCTGGTCTTCGTGGCCGGGTACACGCGGGATTCGGGCCTCCTGCTCAAGCAGGCGCGCGGCGCTGGTTTGGGCATGCCGTTCCTGGGCGGCGACGGCTGGACCGCCCTCGAACACTACCCATACCTCGACCCGGCCAGGGGCGAGAACTACTACGTCTCGCACTGGCACCCCGCCGATGCGTCCCCGGCCAGCCGCGAGTTCGTCGAATTGCTGCTGCGCGAGTTCGGGCCGGACGCCCTGGAATCCATCGACGCCGGCAACGCCAACGCCTACGACGCCCTCTGCCTTGTGGCCGACGCCATCCGGCGCGCCGGCAGCGCCGAACCGTCGGCCATTCGCGACGCCCTTGCCGCCACGGACGGCTTTGCCGGCGTCACGGGGACGATCTCGTTCAGAGGGTCCCGAGATCCCGTC
- the siaA gene encoding biofilm regulation protein phosphatase SiaA (SiaB is a threonine kinase acting on SiaC; SiaA is the matching phosphatase.), translated as MHHPPTSSSGHTRRQPGLRRKIGILLLAISVAVLLMSAAVGKRILHDLTADLSRRLAVSEAQLTREKIQSLVGRELAIAQRFAGLTALGDWLLAEQDPLARGRFLAEAAGFRPAFADGAYFVIHHHTLAYYYADAERPRAVYRYTLDRNNTGDSWYFSTMEQAVPYTLNVNPDATLKVTNLWINVQVRNAAGAPLGLVGTGMRLDRFLASMLAPRTQGSMSFIVDTAGRIVAHPDPSRIEYGALDKQDSDRTLFAGLSTESGRETASRLLAEVRRRAGGVEVMEQITPDGRRMMALAHLPELGWTVVSSVNPEAAEVLSSGFIRLALIGGGVIVLMVILALTLGFDRLVLQPLLALTASAGMIAQGQYGIRMRSDRDDEIGALSQAFDTMAAEVQAHTEDLERRVAERTAELETTHATLAATHRQLTESIRYASLIQRVILPDRQLDTRMQGRYFVVWLPRDVVGGDFYLYREDEGGCLFGVVDCAGHGVPGAFMTMIAHAALERATVELGLGQPAALLERADRAVRDMLPDTQRLERLATSMDIGLCYVERASRTVRFAGAHIDLFAACGGEIRNFRGDRGGINDRKPRTFTQLTLDLEPGCVFYLVTDGILDQSGGGKGLPFGRGGFTSWLRDNATLPLESQEAALTGALNDYRGEKPQRDDITVLAFRFDQQTPAPTKETDS; from the coding sequence ATGCACCACCCCCCCACATCCTCATCGGGTCACACCCGACGCCAACCGGGACTCCGCCGCAAGATCGGCATCCTGCTCCTGGCCATCTCCGTGGCGGTGCTCCTCATGTCGGCCGCCGTCGGCAAGCGCATCCTGCACGACCTGACCGCGGACCTGAGCCGCAGGCTGGCCGTGTCCGAAGCGCAGCTGACACGGGAGAAGATCCAGTCACTGGTCGGACGCGAGCTGGCCATCGCCCAGCGCTTCGCCGGCCTGACCGCCCTGGGCGACTGGCTCCTGGCCGAGCAGGACCCTCTGGCCAGGGGGCGTTTCCTGGCCGAGGCCGCCGGCTTCCGCCCGGCTTTCGCCGACGGGGCCTATTTCGTCATCCACCACCACACCCTGGCCTACTACTATGCGGATGCGGAGCGGCCCCGCGCCGTCTACCGCTACACCCTGGACCGCAACAACACCGGGGACTCGTGGTATTTCTCGACCATGGAGCAGGCGGTCCCCTACACACTGAACGTCAACCCCGACGCGACGCTGAAGGTCACGAACCTCTGGATCAACGTGCAGGTCCGCAATGCGGCCGGAGCCCCCCTCGGCCTCGTGGGGACCGGCATGCGGCTCGACCGGTTCCTCGCCAGCATGCTCGCACCCAGAACCCAGGGAAGCATGAGCTTCATCGTGGACACGGCGGGCCGCATCGTGGCCCATCCCGACCCGTCGCGGATCGAATACGGCGCCCTGGACAAACAGGACTCGGACCGGACTCTTTTCGCCGGCCTGAGCACCGAGTCCGGACGCGAAACCGCGTCCCGGCTGCTGGCCGAAGTGCGGCGACGGGCCGGGGGAGTCGAGGTCATGGAGCAGATCACTCCCGACGGCCGCCGGATGATGGCCCTGGCCCATCTTCCGGAGCTGGGTTGGACGGTGGTCAGCAGCGTCAACCCCGAGGCGGCCGAAGTCCTGTCCTCTGGTTTCATCCGCCTGGCTCTGATCGGCGGCGGGGTCATCGTCCTCATGGTCATCCTGGCCCTGACCCTGGGCTTCGACCGGCTCGTGCTGCAACCCCTGCTGGCCCTGACCGCCTCGGCCGGAATGATCGCCCAGGGGCAGTACGGCATCCGCATGCGGTCGGATCGCGACGACGAGATCGGGGCCCTGTCCCAGGCCTTCGACACCATGGCGGCCGAAGTCCAGGCCCATACCGAGGACCTGGAGCGGCGGGTGGCCGAACGCACGGCCGAACTGGAGACGACCCACGCCACGCTGGCCGCCACCCACCGCCAGCTGACCGAGAGCATCCGCTACGCGAGCCTCATTCAGCGCGTCATCCTGCCCGACCGGCAGCTCGACACCCGCATGCAGGGCCGCTATTTCGTGGTCTGGCTACCGCGCGACGTGGTCGGCGGGGATTTCTACCTCTACCGCGAGGACGAGGGGGGATGCCTCTTCGGCGTGGTGGACTGCGCGGGACACGGCGTTCCGGGCGCGTTCATGACCATGATCGCCCACGCCGCCCTGGAGCGCGCCACCGTGGAACTCGGCCTCGGCCAGCCGGCGGCGCTGCTGGAACGCGCCGACAGGGCCGTGCGGGACATGCTGCCCGACACGCAGCGCCTGGAGCGCCTGGCGACGTCCATGGACATCGGGCTGTGCTACGTGGAGAGGGCTTCCCGGACGGTCCGCTTCGCCGGGGCCCACATCGACCTCTTCGCGGCCTGCGGCGGGGAAATCAGGAATTTCAGGGGGGACCGGGGCGGGATCAACGACCGCAAACCGAGGACCTTCACGCAACTGACCCTTGACCTGGAGCCGGGTTGCGTCTTTTATCTCGTCACGGACGGCATCCTGGACCAGTCCGGCGGCGGCAAGGGCCTGCCCTTCGGCCGCGGCGGATTCACGTCCTGGCTGCGGGACAACGCGACCCTCCCCCTGGAGAGCCAGGAAGCGGCCCTGACCGGGGCACTGAACGATTACCGCGGGGAAAAGCCGCAACGCGACGACATCACCGTACTGGCCTTCCGCTTCGACCAGCAGACGCCCGCCCCCACGAAGGAGACCGACTCATGA